Proteins encoded by one window of Pempheris klunzingeri isolate RE-2024b chromosome 14, fPemKlu1.hap1, whole genome shotgun sequence:
- the mogat3b gene encoding 2-acylglycerol O-acyltransferase 3b isoform X1 → MLSIAENLWYGLQVAEMTKEKTQWKEFLEAVSVLQWVLTFLFLGVACIILMVYLMFTSLWPFSALYFIWLVVDWQTPERGGRRTKFLRKWRVWEHLRDFFPIKLVKTAELNPNKNYVLGCHPHGIMSAGAFTCFSTESCGFIEAFPGVRATLAILAGLFRIPLFREYIMAAGLCPVSKPSLAHLLSKSGKGNAVVIVIGGAAESLASSPGVNTVVMRQRKGFVRVALEFGADLVPVYSFGENELFQQVIFSEGSLGRRLQDLFKKIMGFAPCLFVGERMAFLPYRSPITTVVGSPIPVPKSVSPTEEEVDHYHKLYMEALSKLFHEHKVSCGLSESHKLQII, encoded by the exons ATGTTATCGATTGCTGAAAATTTATGGTATGGCCTCCAGGTTGCAGAAATGACTAAAGAAAAAACTCAGTGGAAGGAGTTTTTAGAGGCAGTGAGTGTTCTGCAATGGGTACTAACCTTCCTGTTCTTAG GAGTGGCTTGTATTATCTTGATGGTGTATCTGATGTTTACCTCGCTGTGGCCGTTCTCCGCTCTGTACTTCATATGGCTGGTGGTGGACTGGCAAACCCCTGAAAGAG GGGGCAGGCGGACAAAATTTCTGAGGAAGTGGAGGGTATGGGAGCACCTCCGAGATTTTTTTCCAATCAAA TTGGTGAAGACGGCCGAGCTGAATCCAAACAAGAACTACGTCTTAGGCTGTCATCCACATGGTATCATGAGTGCTGGAGCCTTTACCTgcttcagcacagagagctGCGGCTTCATCGAGGCCTTTCCTGGGGTGCGAGCCACCCTGGCGATACTGGCAGGACTTTTCAGGATACCTCTCTTTAGGGAGTACATAATGGCCGCAG GTCTTTGTCCAGTCAGTAAACCAAGCCTTGCCCACCTGCTTTCAAAAAGTGGCAAAGGTAATGCAGTGGTGATCGTGATAGGGGGCGCTGCTGAGTCTCTGGCTTCCTCTCCTGGAGTCAACACAGTGGTCATGAGGCAGAGAAAGGGATTTGTCAGGGTGGCCCTTGAGTTTGG GGCTGATCTGGTGCCTGTTTACTCGTTTGGAGAGAACGAGCTCTTTCAGCAGGTGATTTTTTCTGAAGGCAGTCTAGGTCGGAGGCTACAGGacctctttaaaaaaattatgGGTTTCGCCCCGTGTCTATTTGTTGGTGAGCGCATGGCATTCCTGCCCTACAGGTCTCCTATCACCACTGTTG TGGGAAGTCCAATCCCAGTGCCAAAGTCTGTCTCACCTACTGAGGAGGAGGTCGACCATTATCACAAGCTTTACATGGAGGCCCTGTCCAAGTTATTCCACGAACACAAGGTCAGCTGTGGACTTTCTGAAAGTCACAAGCTTCagatcatttaa
- the srrt gene encoding serrate RNA effector molecule homolog isoform X1, with protein MGDSDDEYDRRRRDKFRRERSDYDRSREREDRRRDDWNDREWDRGRERRSRGEYRDYDRGRRERFTPPRHDMSPQQKRMRRDWDDHGGDPYRGGYDLGYGGGGGPSYGPPQHWGHPDLHLMQPHHGIPIQARLGNIHDMDLGPPPPIMKSFKEFLLSLDDSVDETEAVKRYNEYKIDFRRQQMQDFFLAHKDEEWFRSKYHPDEASRLKAEAQGALHNRLNVFMFLMENSWFDNVSLDIEQTPAIIKVLDAAVIKMEGGTDHDLRILDLPSEEEEEREKLASASGGAEPPKREDLKTMDGDRKPSVEKDKNEKEENDSASADRAAATEGEDVNEEAEKEAAKEEMPEPKKLRRKRKRSGDSDDEASASESDSESDSDSNSNCSDKPVKKEEVEDKDEEEEEGEDEKPKENAEEDKKEDKKPKDDSPRPRPLHRTCSLFMRSIAPTISKAEIIALCRRYPGFLRVCLSDPHPERRFFRRCWVTFDRSVNIKEVCWNLQNIRLRDCELAPGVNRDLARRVRNVNGITQHKQVLRNDIKLAAKLIHALDEKGDLWSMKFQEEVQSAELPAQNPILKNITDYLIEEVSAEEEELLGSSSGMDPEESAKEGNPAEMTVERDDKLAKVLDRLILYLRVVHSIDYYNTCEYPSEDEMPNRCGMIHVRGPIPPNRITHGEVQQWQKMMEEKLSPLFSLKEILCEEEAGKMGRKDPEEEVEKFVSANTQELGKDKWLCPLSGKKFKGPEFVRKHILNKHGDKIEEVKKEVVFFNNFLMDAKRPSLPEMKLPPLPAPGQGLLSPSMPFPPQGPQGPMGFGQPRPPLMGYGGGPPYPPNQYGGGRGNYDNFRGQGGYLGKPRNIRMSRGDPRNIIEYRDLDAPDDMDFF; from the exons ATGGGAGACAGTGATGATGAGTACGATCGCAGGAGAAGGGACAAATTCAGACGGGAGAGAAGTGACTATGACCGTTCAAGGGAGAGAGAAGACCGGCGCAGAGATGACTGGAACGACAG GGAGTGGGACAGGGGCAGGGAACGGCGTAGCCGTGGAGAGTACCGGGATTATGACAGAGGTCGAAGGGAGAGATTCACTCCGCCCAGGCACGACATGAGTCCCCAACAAAAACGCATGAGAAGAGACTG GGATGATCATGGTGGAGACCCTTACCGCGGGGGATATGACTTGGGTtatggtggaggaggagggcccAGCTATGGCCCACCGCAGCACTGGGGCCATCCTGATTTGCACCTCATGCAGCCACATCATGGCATTCCCATTCAGGCGAG GCTCGGTAACATCCATGACATGGATTTGGGTCCACCCCCTCCCATAATGAAGAGCTTTAAGGAGTTCCTGCTGTCCTTGGATGATTCTGTGGATGAGACTGAGGCCGTCAAACGCTACAATGAGTACAAGATTGACTTCCGCCGACAGCAGATGCAGGACTTCTTTTTGGCTCATAAAGATGAAGAGTG GTTCAGGTCCAAGTATCACCCTGATGAGGCCAGTCGACTTAAAGCAGAGGCCCAGGGTGCTCTGCACAACCGCCTGAATGTCTTCATGTTCCTGATGGAGAACAGCTGGTTTGATAATGTGTCTCTGGACATTGAGCAGACTCCAGCCATCATCAAGGTTCTGGATGCAG CTGTGAttaagatggagggagggacggaTCACGATCTTCGCATCTTGGACCTGCCgtctgaagaggaagaagaacgGGAGAAGTTGGCGTCTGCTTCGGGAGGCGCTGAACCCCCCAAGAGAGAAGACCTCAAGACCATGGATGGTGACCGCAAACCTTCAGTAGAGAAAGACAAGAATGAGAAG GAAGAGAACGACTCTGCCAGCGCCGACAGAGCTGCAGCAACAGAGGGGGAGGATGTGAACGAGGAAGCTGAGAAAGAAGCTGCAAAAGAAGAAATGCCTGAACCCAAGAAA ctgagaagaaagaggaagcgCAGCGGCGACAGCGATGATGAAGCCAGCGCCTCAGAGAGTGACTCAGAATCGGATTCGGACTCAAATTCAAACTGCTCTGATAAACCTgtgaagaaggaggaggtggaagacaaagatgaggaggaagaagagggtgaAG ATGAGAAACCAAAGGAGAACGCTGAAGAAGACAAGAAAGAGGACAAAAAGCCGAAGGACGACTCTCCCAGGCCGCGGCCTCTCCACAGgacctgctctctgttcatGAGGAGCATCGCTCCCACTATTTCCAAGGCTGAGATTATTGCT CTTTGCCGGCGATACCCTGGCTTTCTGCGTGTTTGCCTGTCTGACCCCCATCCAGAGCGCCG GTTTTTCAGACGTTGCTGGGTGACGTTTGACCGTAGCGTCAACATCAAAGAGGTTTGCTGGAACCTTCAGAACATTCGA TTGCGAGACTGTGAACTGGCACCGGGGGTGAACAGGGACCTCGCCCGGAGGGTGCGTAACGTTAATGGCATCACTCAGCACAAGCAGGTGCTCCGCAATGACATCAAGCTGGCTGCCAAGCTCATTCATGCCTTGGACGAGAAAGGAGACTTGTGGAGCATGAAGTTCCAAGAAGAGGTGCAGAGCGCAGAG TTGCCAGCTCAGAACCCCATCTTGAAGAACATCACAGATTACCTGATAGAGGAGGTGAgcgctgaggaggaggagctcctgGGCTCCAGCAGTGGGATGGATCCTGAGGAGAGCGCCAAGGAGGGAAACCCTGCAGAGATGACTGTGGAGAGGGATGACAAACTAGCCAAG GTTTTGGATCGTCTGATCTTGTATCTGCGTGTTGTGCATTCGATCGACTACTACAACACCTGTGAATACCCTAGTGAGGACGAAATGCCCAATCGCTGTGGCATGATCCATGTACGTGGACCCATCCCTCCCAACCGCATCACACACGGAGAAG TGCAACAATGGcagaagatgatggaggagaagctgagTCCTTTGTTCAGTTTAAAAGAAATCCTGTGTGAGGAAGAGGCAGGGAAGATGGGCCGCAAGGAtcctgaggaggaggtggagaagttTGTGTCTGCCAACACCCAAGAGCTGGGAAAGGACAAATGGCTCTGCCCACTAAGTGGCAAGAAATTTAAG GGCCCAGAGTTTGTACGGAAGCACATCCTGAACAAACACGGAGACAAAATTGAAGAAGTGAAGAAGGAAGTGGTGTTCTTTAACAATTTCCTGATGGACGCCAAGAGACCGTCGTTGCCAGAGATGaaacttcctcctcttccagccCCGGGCCAAG GTTTGCTTTCTCCCAGCATGCCATTTCCTCCTCAAGGTCCTCAGGGTCCAATGGGCTTTGGACAGCCTCGTCCACCGCTGATGGGCTATGGTG GTGGTCCTCCTTACCCCCCCAACCAGTACGGGGGCGGCAGAGGCAACTATGACAACTTCCGCGGACAAGGTGGCTACCTGGGGAAGCCACGCAACATCAG AATGTCACGAGGTGACCCACGCAACATCATTGAATATCGTGACCTGGATGCACCCGATGACATGGACTTCTTTTAG
- the srrt gene encoding serrate RNA effector molecule homolog isoform X2 has translation MGDSDDEYDRRRRDKFRRERSDYDRSREREDRRRDDWNDREWDRGRERRSRGEYRDYDRGRRERFTPPRHDMSPQQKRMRRDWDDHGGDPYRGGYDLGYGGGGGPSYGPPQHWGHPDLHLMQPHHGIPIQARLGNIHDMDLGPPPPIMKSFKEFLLSLDDSVDETEAVKRYNEYKIDFRRQQMQDFFLAHKDEEWFRSKYHPDEASRLKAEAQGALHNRLNVFMFLMENSWFDNVSLDIEQTPAIIKVLDAAVIKMEGGTDHDLRILDLPSEEEEEREKLASASGGAEPPKREDLKTMDGDRKPSVEKDKNEKEENDSASADRAAATEGEDVNEEAEKEAAKEEMPEPKKLRRKRKRSGDSDDEASASESDSESDSDSNSNCSDKPVKKEEVEDKDEEEEEGEDEKPKENAEEDKKEDKKPKDDSPRPRPLHRTCSLFMRSIAPTISKAEIIALCRRYPGFLRVCLSDPHPERRFFRRCWVTFDRSVNIKEVCWNLQNIRLRDCELAPGVNRDLARRVRNVNGITQHKQVLRNDIKLAAKLIHALDEKGDLWSMKFQEEVQSAELPAQNPILKNITDYLIEEVSAEEEELLGSSSGMDPEESAKEGNPAEMTVERDDKLAKVLDRLILYLRVVHSIDYYNTCEYPSEDEMPNRCGMIHVRGPIPPNRITHGEVQQWQKMMEEKLSPLFSLKEILCEEEAGKMGRKDPEEEVEKFVSANTQELGKDKWLCPLSGKKFKGPEFVRKHILNKHGDKIEEVKKEVVFFNNFLMDAKRPSLPEMKLPPLPAPGQGLLSPSMPFPPQGPQGPMGFGQPRPPLMGYGGGPPYPPNQYGGGRGNYDNFRGQGGYLGKPRNIR, from the exons ATGGGAGACAGTGATGATGAGTACGATCGCAGGAGAAGGGACAAATTCAGACGGGAGAGAAGTGACTATGACCGTTCAAGGGAGAGAGAAGACCGGCGCAGAGATGACTGGAACGACAG GGAGTGGGACAGGGGCAGGGAACGGCGTAGCCGTGGAGAGTACCGGGATTATGACAGAGGTCGAAGGGAGAGATTCACTCCGCCCAGGCACGACATGAGTCCCCAACAAAAACGCATGAGAAGAGACTG GGATGATCATGGTGGAGACCCTTACCGCGGGGGATATGACTTGGGTtatggtggaggaggagggcccAGCTATGGCCCACCGCAGCACTGGGGCCATCCTGATTTGCACCTCATGCAGCCACATCATGGCATTCCCATTCAGGCGAG GCTCGGTAACATCCATGACATGGATTTGGGTCCACCCCCTCCCATAATGAAGAGCTTTAAGGAGTTCCTGCTGTCCTTGGATGATTCTGTGGATGAGACTGAGGCCGTCAAACGCTACAATGAGTACAAGATTGACTTCCGCCGACAGCAGATGCAGGACTTCTTTTTGGCTCATAAAGATGAAGAGTG GTTCAGGTCCAAGTATCACCCTGATGAGGCCAGTCGACTTAAAGCAGAGGCCCAGGGTGCTCTGCACAACCGCCTGAATGTCTTCATGTTCCTGATGGAGAACAGCTGGTTTGATAATGTGTCTCTGGACATTGAGCAGACTCCAGCCATCATCAAGGTTCTGGATGCAG CTGTGAttaagatggagggagggacggaTCACGATCTTCGCATCTTGGACCTGCCgtctgaagaggaagaagaacgGGAGAAGTTGGCGTCTGCTTCGGGAGGCGCTGAACCCCCCAAGAGAGAAGACCTCAAGACCATGGATGGTGACCGCAAACCTTCAGTAGAGAAAGACAAGAATGAGAAG GAAGAGAACGACTCTGCCAGCGCCGACAGAGCTGCAGCAACAGAGGGGGAGGATGTGAACGAGGAAGCTGAGAAAGAAGCTGCAAAAGAAGAAATGCCTGAACCCAAGAAA ctgagaagaaagaggaagcgCAGCGGCGACAGCGATGATGAAGCCAGCGCCTCAGAGAGTGACTCAGAATCGGATTCGGACTCAAATTCAAACTGCTCTGATAAACCTgtgaagaaggaggaggtggaagacaaagatgaggaggaagaagagggtgaAG ATGAGAAACCAAAGGAGAACGCTGAAGAAGACAAGAAAGAGGACAAAAAGCCGAAGGACGACTCTCCCAGGCCGCGGCCTCTCCACAGgacctgctctctgttcatGAGGAGCATCGCTCCCACTATTTCCAAGGCTGAGATTATTGCT CTTTGCCGGCGATACCCTGGCTTTCTGCGTGTTTGCCTGTCTGACCCCCATCCAGAGCGCCG GTTTTTCAGACGTTGCTGGGTGACGTTTGACCGTAGCGTCAACATCAAAGAGGTTTGCTGGAACCTTCAGAACATTCGA TTGCGAGACTGTGAACTGGCACCGGGGGTGAACAGGGACCTCGCCCGGAGGGTGCGTAACGTTAATGGCATCACTCAGCACAAGCAGGTGCTCCGCAATGACATCAAGCTGGCTGCCAAGCTCATTCATGCCTTGGACGAGAAAGGAGACTTGTGGAGCATGAAGTTCCAAGAAGAGGTGCAGAGCGCAGAG TTGCCAGCTCAGAACCCCATCTTGAAGAACATCACAGATTACCTGATAGAGGAGGTGAgcgctgaggaggaggagctcctgGGCTCCAGCAGTGGGATGGATCCTGAGGAGAGCGCCAAGGAGGGAAACCCTGCAGAGATGACTGTGGAGAGGGATGACAAACTAGCCAAG GTTTTGGATCGTCTGATCTTGTATCTGCGTGTTGTGCATTCGATCGACTACTACAACACCTGTGAATACCCTAGTGAGGACGAAATGCCCAATCGCTGTGGCATGATCCATGTACGTGGACCCATCCCTCCCAACCGCATCACACACGGAGAAG TGCAACAATGGcagaagatgatggaggagaagctgagTCCTTTGTTCAGTTTAAAAGAAATCCTGTGTGAGGAAGAGGCAGGGAAGATGGGCCGCAAGGAtcctgaggaggaggtggagaagttTGTGTCTGCCAACACCCAAGAGCTGGGAAAGGACAAATGGCTCTGCCCACTAAGTGGCAAGAAATTTAAG GGCCCAGAGTTTGTACGGAAGCACATCCTGAACAAACACGGAGACAAAATTGAAGAAGTGAAGAAGGAAGTGGTGTTCTTTAACAATTTCCTGATGGACGCCAAGAGACCGTCGTTGCCAGAGATGaaacttcctcctcttccagccCCGGGCCAAG GTTTGCTTTCTCCCAGCATGCCATTTCCTCCTCAAGGTCCTCAGGGTCCAATGGGCTTTGGACAGCCTCGTCCACCGCTGATGGGCTATGGTG GTGGTCCTCCTTACCCCCCCAACCAGTACGGGGGCGGCAGAGGCAACTATGACAACTTCCGCGGACAAGGTGGCTACCTGGGGAAGCCACGCAACATCAGGTGA
- the rnf167 gene encoding E3 ubiquitin-protein ligase RNF167, which yields MIPSTWTTEETYSNLSRRRFNGTVQCNCKRPRMVHLGLCCVGARWSVLIVVFCSVLIPSPTHAYIYAHYSNMTSMLFEDLPALFGSPLPKDGLMGVLVVSRPLNGCTALDPPPPLPPSYDANTTKFVALIRRYDCNFDIKVLHAQQAGFDAAIVHNMYSDSLLNMNYSNGTIAEEIEIPSVFTSYYASQILRNFIIPEQGAYVILKPEFAFPLSYYLIPFTGVVGMIILVMFVVLIIRCVQYRKRLRKNRLSKEQLKRIPTHRFRKGDDYDVCAICLDEYEEGDKLRVLPCSHAYHCKCVDPWLTQTKKTCPVCKQRVTRNNPEHSESESEEETGGRGEEEGTEGEADSERTPLLRPSNPGSPSGSPGAYSATTTTAAQCLASPAHCDSPILGYEDYHSPQEDSDSESDDTGEDGHHTDDDTAGLIGRDGAGV from the exons ATGATACCATCTACATGGACTACAGAGGAGACATATAGTAATCTGTCACGGAGACGATTTAACGGAACTG TTCAGTGCAACTGTAAGCGGCCAAGGATGGTTCACCTTGGTTTGTGCTGCGTGGGAGCTCGGTGGAGCGTCCTCATAGTGGTTTTCTGCAGTGTACTGATTCCCTCACCCACTCATGCCTATATCTATGCT CATTATAGCAATATGACCTCCATGTTGTTTGAGGACCTGCCTGCCTTGTTTGGCTCCCCACTTCCTAAGGATGGACTAATG GGAGTTTTGGTGGTGTCCCGTCCGCTGAACGGATGTACAGCGCTggaccctcctcctccattgcCACCATCTTATGATGCCAACACCACCAAATTCGTTGCTCTCATCAGACGATATGATTGCAATTTTGATATAAAG GTCTTGCACGCCCAGCAGGCTGGATTCGATGCAGCAATTGTTCACAACATGTATTCAGACTCTCTGCTCAATATGAACTACAGTAATG GCACTATCGCAGAGGAGATTGAGATCCCCTCTGTATTCACCAGCTACTACGCCTCCCAAATTCTCAGGAATTTCATAATTCCAGAGCAAGG GGCCTATGTGATCCTCAAGCCGGAGTTTGCTTTTCCACTCTCATATTACCTTATTCCCTTCACTGGAGTAGTTGGCATGATAATTCTTGTGATGTTTGTTGTCTTG atTATACGATGTGTGCAGTACAGAAAAAGGCTGAGGAAGAATCGCCTGTCCAAGGAACAGCTGAAGCGGATTCCAACGCACAGGTTCCGCAAAG GGGATGACTACGATGTGTGTGCAATCTGCCTGGATGAGTATGAAGAAGGAGACAAGCTGAGAGTTTTACCTTGTTCACATG CCTACCACTGCAAGTGCGTAGACCCGTGGCTCACACAGACCAAGAAGACGTGTCCTGTGTGCAAACAGCGCGTCACTCGGAACAACCCAGAGCACTCCGAGTCCGAGTCTGAGGAGGAAACTGGAGGACgcggggaggaggaaggaacgGAGGGCGAGGCAGACTCAGAGCGCACTCCTCTGCTCCGGCCCTCCAACCCGGGATCCCCCTCAGGGAGCCCAGGGGCCTATtcagccaccaccaccactgctgcCCAGTGCCTTGCCTCCCCCGCACACTGCGACTCACCCATCCTGGGCTACGAAGACTACCACTCCCCCCAGGAGGACTCGGACTCAGAAAGCGATGACACAGGAGAGGACGGGCACCACACTGATGACGACACTGCTGGGCTCATTGGTAGGGATGGAGCGGGCGTCTGA
- the mogat3b gene encoding 2-acylglycerol O-acyltransferase 3b isoform X2, which translates to MTKEKTQWKEFLEAVSVLQWVLTFLFLGVACIILMVYLMFTSLWPFSALYFIWLVVDWQTPERGGRRTKFLRKWRVWEHLRDFFPIKLVKTAELNPNKNYVLGCHPHGIMSAGAFTCFSTESCGFIEAFPGVRATLAILAGLFRIPLFREYIMAAGLCPVSKPSLAHLLSKSGKGNAVVIVIGGAAESLASSPGVNTVVMRQRKGFVRVALEFGADLVPVYSFGENELFQQVIFSEGSLGRRLQDLFKKIMGFAPCLFVGERMAFLPYRSPITTVVGSPIPVPKSVSPTEEEVDHYHKLYMEALSKLFHEHKVSCGLSESHKLQII; encoded by the exons ATGACTAAAGAAAAAACTCAGTGGAAGGAGTTTTTAGAGGCAGTGAGTGTTCTGCAATGGGTACTAACCTTCCTGTTCTTAG GAGTGGCTTGTATTATCTTGATGGTGTATCTGATGTTTACCTCGCTGTGGCCGTTCTCCGCTCTGTACTTCATATGGCTGGTGGTGGACTGGCAAACCCCTGAAAGAG GGGGCAGGCGGACAAAATTTCTGAGGAAGTGGAGGGTATGGGAGCACCTCCGAGATTTTTTTCCAATCAAA TTGGTGAAGACGGCCGAGCTGAATCCAAACAAGAACTACGTCTTAGGCTGTCATCCACATGGTATCATGAGTGCTGGAGCCTTTACCTgcttcagcacagagagctGCGGCTTCATCGAGGCCTTTCCTGGGGTGCGAGCCACCCTGGCGATACTGGCAGGACTTTTCAGGATACCTCTCTTTAGGGAGTACATAATGGCCGCAG GTCTTTGTCCAGTCAGTAAACCAAGCCTTGCCCACCTGCTTTCAAAAAGTGGCAAAGGTAATGCAGTGGTGATCGTGATAGGGGGCGCTGCTGAGTCTCTGGCTTCCTCTCCTGGAGTCAACACAGTGGTCATGAGGCAGAGAAAGGGATTTGTCAGGGTGGCCCTTGAGTTTGG GGCTGATCTGGTGCCTGTTTACTCGTTTGGAGAGAACGAGCTCTTTCAGCAGGTGATTTTTTCTGAAGGCAGTCTAGGTCGGAGGCTACAGGacctctttaaaaaaattatgGGTTTCGCCCCGTGTCTATTTGTTGGTGAGCGCATGGCATTCCTGCCCTACAGGTCTCCTATCACCACTGTTG TGGGAAGTCCAATCCCAGTGCCAAAGTCTGTCTCACCTACTGAGGAGGAGGTCGACCATTATCACAAGCTTTACATGGAGGCCCTGTCCAAGTTATTCCACGAACACAAGGTCAGCTGTGGACTTTCTGAAAGTCACAAGCTTCagatcatttaa